In Gossypium hirsutum isolate 1008001.06 chromosome D01, Gossypium_hirsutum_v2.1, whole genome shotgun sequence, the genomic window TTCCAAAACGGTTTTAAACTCTTTAACTCGATTGAAACATTTTTAAATCGATTGAAACACTGCTCCTTACAAGAAGTATCGATCTttttcaaaaagtatcgatacccatACAATTTTTATTGATACCCTTTTCTATATTGATACCAAATCTGCTTactgatttgaaacaaaaattgaacaaaagcaaaaagtatcaatatttttcaaaatatatcaaTACCTGTTGTATTTTTATTGATACCATCTTTTTATATCAAtactatttttgtattttgacttgatgatttttcaaataatcacaaaaagtatcgataccttttaccAGGATAAAACATCTTTGGTATTGCTGTAAACTAACTTTAACAGTTACTGAATCAGGTGTTAAATGCTAATAGTATCGATACTCATAGAAAAAAATATCGATTTCTTTTGTTGCAGGTGAATTTAATGATCTCGTATTTTCATCCCCAATGGCTCTATTTATTTTGTCAACAACCACAACggttggaaatgaattagaatgTACAAATACCAGCCTCCAAAGGTCCTACAACAACAACAAGAAAGAATATtcaagcttaaagatcaatcaacCTTTGTGCTAAAAATTTACTTTTCTTATATACACTTGTGAGCTTCATTGTTATTCTATCAATTCAAGTGTTCTTCTTTGTAATTGAGTTTAATTTGCAAACATTCTGATCTTGCGACggttatttctttgtttgcttatttgtatCTCTTTGAAAGAGTTTGTGTCGTAAGGTTTGGGTAAAAACCTTaagggagtttgtaaggttaaacattatCCTCAAAGGTTGTCAAATTAGTGGATTTGAAAAAAATCTTTAAtagtggaaagctaaggtagtggagtaggaaGCTGGGGCTAAACCACTCTAAATTCTTATGTTCAATCTTTCTATCCTTATTCTCTAGCatccacaaaattttaaaaagtcaatTCACTCCTCTCTTGGTAATTTCGGTTTTGATTATTTGAGCTAACCATTTGATTggaacaaatgatttaataatcaCTGGTATAAGTAATGATCATTTCCATCATAGTGGTGACCATTATATAAAAGAGATCAAGTTAGGTAGATAAAAGAGATCAAATCAGGTGAACAGATTTAGTCTTTAAGAATTatggatatcctatgagggtaacacatatgACAAGGTTACTAGACTAAAGCTTAATAATATAAGTAGCTTTCGTGATGGAATATTTTGGGAAGTTCAATTATAGTACTTTTAGTGGTTTAACTTCATTATTAAATAACCTTGTAATTAATAAACAAAGAGTCCAAAGTTAAATACAAGTTATTTTAatcctaattatatatatttaatcagTTCCTCCACTAACTTATTATAACTCTAAACATATTGTATATATGAACGTAGAACTAATAGACAACTCAAACGGAGAGAAATAGGTTGCATGAGTTACTATCCACAGTAATTGCATTTCTCGATAAGGTAAGGGACGacttagaattaatttaatttatttgaattattgtttaattggatgagttaattaaataattgagtccAAAGTGGAAATTAAATTAAGTAGCCATCGAAAATAAGAAGTGCATTACtatagataattaaattaatttattgaccaaaatagaaacactCTAATACTTGGGTACCACTTAAGTAGTATACCCTTTTATTCCTAAAGAGTTTAGGCATTTTTTACACCTTAAATATGTTTATATTCATAAATATCTAGGTACCATATAAATTAGACtaggttaaattatgttattagtccctatattttgtAATCGAACCTTCACGCCCTTTAACATAAGATTTTGAGTCTCGTGTGTCTACTATTTCACCACAAAGACATCCTGAAAGTGAATCATATTCAATAAATATGATATCTATCTAGtgtgatgtatgaaatatatGACAAAAGTGAAATGTTAGAGTATTTCTATTGATCGGTCATGTCATATAGGCTCAAGTTAAACatccaattaaataaatattttctaggGCCCATGACTTGCTTCGATTTAAAACCCTTGGTGGCCATGATGGATTGTAGAACAAAAGGACCATTTTTCAGTTCTTGAACTAAAAAAGATTATTAACGGAGCCCATTTTTCATTACTGGACAGTTTGTATTATGGCCATGATGGATTGTAGAACAAAAGGACCATTTTTCAGTTCTTGAACTAAAAAAGATTATTAACGGAGCCCATTTTTCATTACTGGACAGTTTGTATTATATTATAAGGGTCTAAACAATTAAACATTCAAGttgatatttaaaattaatttagactGATAAATAAAATTGTTGTTAAGaagataataaattttaatggtaaaataattaaaatgtaatataaagttaataaaagtgattatttttatactttacccTTTCTTTTTCCAATCTTTTCTTTCAGATATCGGGGTATTAGCGTTCAGATTGTCATTTCGATTTCCATAtataaggtttttttaaaaatataattttgaatttttctttagttttttggTGGATGCTCTTGGTGTATGAAACTGAAACATATTGATTAAACTTCAGTTTCTGGCGATGATTGAGATGGATTTCCCCATGAAAAGACATTGTTGGGAAAATCAAGGCTGAGTCTCGAAAAGGGCGCTTCTCGCCAGAACCCTAAGGGGGTTTTGGAAAGATATACCAAAAGAGCCCGAGAATTGGCATGCTTACAGTTCATGCCATAGGCCTTTGGTCTTGGGGTCCATTTCTTTCACTTCGCTAGATCTGCTATTATACATATGTTTCTACAACTAGGGTTAACTTCTTTTTGGACTGTTTTTCATTTACATTTATCTAGTTGATGTTTTTAGAAGAAAGTTCTAGGGTTCTTACTTTGATTCTGTCATTCAGAATTTCAGGTTTGCTCTTTATGATTCTGCTTTGGCTGAAATAAGGCTTATTTTACTTGATCGAATGGTCTACTGCTCTACTTAacagatttaatttttatcttataCTGCTTATGTTATTAACTTGAATTGTTTTTTAGTTGTTTCTCTTTTTCTTATCTTATGATGCTTTGAGTTATTCTGCCCTGATTGAAATCCTCAATGCccaatttttatgttttgcttGAATGATTTTATGAATATTTGGACGCAAGTTTGTTATCTGAAAAAAGAGATGAGAATTTGGGAGTCgagttataatttaatttattaatgaaatctTCAGTGCTCAATTTAGGGATTTGGTTGATGTTTTGCTTGTATGATTTTATGAATCTTGTGCACACAAGTTTCTTATCTGAACATAAGAGATGAGGATTTGGGAGTCAAGtaataatttcatttatcaaaGAAATATCAATTGAGCATGTGCCAGTTTATAATTGTTGTAATATTTATCATTCAGCAgatatttcctttattttgtttgatttgttTTATACATTCCAATTATTTTCCCTTGGTTTAATACTCTAATTGGCGGCTTGAATCTGTTGGCATTATACTTAAGCTTAGGTTAATAATGGAATTGAGTTGATTGGAATTTGCAGGATACTTAATATTGAAGAAAAATATCTCATCGCAAATTTGAGCATCCAAGGCATGGCTCTTTGGGATTTCTCCCAAGGAAAAGAGCCTCCCGCCATAGAGGAAAAGGTTTCTCCTATTTTCCCTTCAATTGTTTATAGTTGGATTCTGCTATGTTTGTTTAGTAAATATGTTAGATTATTCTATTATTTGAATGGCTTATTGCATCTTAACCAATCATACTGATGCAGAATTAGCTGTGACCAAGTATAATCTTTTCTAGTTTAGTAATTTGCCTTTTAGATTTGATATAATCCCTGAAGTTGTAATCGCTAGCACGCTCCCTTATTATTAAGTTAAGATTTTTAGCTTGTTCAGGATATATCTTTAATTCCCTctatgaatgttttttttttttattataaaatcttctgatttttctttcttctttcacgGTTGTTCAGTGAAGGCATTCCCAAAGGATGATCCTACTAAGCCATGCAGATTAACTGCGTTCTTGGGATATAAAGCTGGAATGACCCATATAGTGAGGGAGGTTGAAAAGCCTGGTTCAAGTAATTTTTTCTCTTCTGACTCATCTGTAAATTTTGGAATACTAGATTGTCTGTTGCTTATCTGCTGCTATATGAAATAAAACCATGTGCCTTTTATGTGCTTTCTTGCATTGTTTACTTTCCTCCATGGTTAGGTGGATAGCATAATGTATTTATATGTTCTTTTCTTCCAGAACTTCACAAGAAGGAGACATGTGAAGCAGTTACTATCATTGAGACACCACCCATGGTGGTTGTTGGAGTTGTGGGATATGTCAAAACACCTCGTGGTCTTCGTACTTTGGGCTCTGTGTGGGCTCAGCATCTGAGTGAAGAGGTGAAACGAAGGTTCTATAAGCACTGGTGCAAGTCTAAGAAGAAGGCTTTTACCAAGTACTCAAAGAAGCTTGAAACTGAAGATGGTAAAAATGACATTCAATTGCAgctggaaaaattgaaaaaatattgcACTGTAATTCGTGTTTTGGCCCACACTCAGGTATCTCCCCCTCAAGCAGTTCTATATTTTGTAGTTATGTTTTAGTCCTTCCAATTCTGGATGATTGAATGCTTTAACtgctatgtttttctttttttcctattTCTTTGATGTCCTTTATTGCATATTTATGTAGATAAGAAAGATGAAGGGCTTGAAGCAGAAGAAGGCCCATTTAATGGAGATTCAAGTAAATGGTGGAACTATTGCTCAGAAAGTTGACTTTGCTTACGGTTTCTTTGAGAAACGTATTCCAGTTGATGCTGTGTTCCAGAAAGATGAGATGATCGATATCACTGGGGTGACCAAGGGTAAAGGGTTTGAAGGTGTGGTGACCAGATGGGGCGGCACCCATCTCCCACGCAAGACCCATCGTGGTCTTCGCAAGGTTGCCTGAATTGGTGCATGGCATCCAGCCAGGGTTTCTTTTACGGTTGCCAGGGCTGGGCAAAATGGCTACCATCACCGTACAGAGATGAATAAGAAAGTATACAAGCTTGGAAAGGCTGGACATGAGTCGCATGCTGCCATGACTGACTATGACAGGTTAGCCAAGTGTCCTCTACTCAGTTTGCTATTTATTTTGTAGGATTATGATTGCCACAGGGAATTATTAATTGCTTCCGTCTTCTGCTAATTTCAGGACAGAGAAGGAGATTACCCCAATGGGTGGATTCCCCCATTATGGTGTGGTGAAAGAGGATTATTTGGTGATCAAAGGAGGGGGGGGGGGTGTTGGGCCAAAGAAACGGGTAGTGACTTTTGAGGCAATCCCGGGTGAATCAAACTTCAAGGGTCGCTCTTGAGGAGATCAAGCTTAAGTTCATTGATACATCATCCAAGTTTGGGCATGGTCGCTTCCAAACAACACAGGAGAAGGCCAAATTCTATGGGAAGCTCAAGGCATGACGAGGGActtaatattatattttcaagttaTGAAGGGCTAATCTACAAGTTCACATTTATTTGCCTTCTATTTCTGGTACAATGTTAATGTTCACACTTTTTCTTTTTATGGTTGACtacaactttcaatttctttttagttGGGACCCACTAAACACTGTAGTTTAGTACAGCTTTCGACTTTCAAGCTCACTGCTCTGCATATAGGACCGCTTATAACCACTGTTTTTGGAATGGTCAAATTGGGTTTTTGGTGCATTTGGTTTAAATCACATAAGTTATTAAAAAGTACATAGAATTTGATTAGTTTGTATTAATTCTCATATCAAATGATTTTTGCCGTTCTTTCGATGGATTTTGGATCGGATTCAATTGGTTTGATGGATGGACGAAGTTGTATGTTGTTGGAAACTTGAAAATCACATGTAAAATCTTTGCTCTTTtccatttaatgtatttatttatttattttcttggtaAAATTGTTGGAAAAGGAAAAAGGTCGGCTGACCTggttatgaaaataaaaagaattgacGGAGATAAATAACAGCTTTGGTTTTTCCAAGACATACTTCAGTGTGCTTTCCTTTTCAAAGGGGTCCTCTTGTCTTATATGGGAATGGGAAACAGTGATCTTTCACAAATGTGTGTTTACGCCTGATTATGAAATTAgcttttttatatgtataattataaTTGGTATcgcaatataaaatatataaggaTATATtccaattttaaatatattttacttgtttaataaaaacttaaaaaaaagggATAAAGCTACTTTctttgtgttattattattattattattttatcttttctaGAACTCTGGAATGAATATTTGCTCCCTATAACTCTCCTCCTAGACGACTAAAAACCTCagtgtaaaaaataaataaatcttgtTTCTGTCAAGCTTTTGTTATCAATAGAGGATGTCATTATCTATGAACTATAATACTAGAAGATTATAACTTGTTTTAAATCCAAAAACTTTATGAAATTATCTTATTTTTGGTTAGGCCTTAGATAAGCTTTCACATCGTTCTCAGACATTTTGATTATCTTGTTTGACAAAGAGTCCTTACTTAGGTAGAAGAACCTGTTTCTTTTTCAAGGGTCCTCATTATTTCTGCTATAAGTAATTATTGCTTcaagtttttttctttctttctttttcattctttttctagTTATATGAATTCTAGGCTTCATGGAAGAAACAATAAGAAAGCGATGTTGGTatgttgaagaaaataaaaataaaaatagattcttccatttttacaaaataattgaGGTAATTTTGTAAGTTGTTAGCTTTAGTGTTTCTGACAAAAGCGACGGGTTCCTCTCAGAGTCACCTCACCAGGTTTtgctttaaaaactataaaagaaaatatatatgagGAATAATAATTGTGGTCTAAATCACCccttcccccttttttttttcaagctCTTTGCTTTAAGCCACGGTCCATTTTCTTTCTACTCTAGAATCATGACATATCTGCCACTGCATATGCTTGGTTGTAAGGTATCCCAACATTACATCTCCCTCTCAATCACCTCTTTTCTTCCTAAACTTTCAAGTCAATTCTTATTCTTCTTTTTCATGTGCTTTCTACCCTGTTTGTTCTTCTTGTGTTTGCAGCTTCTTCTTTTCTAGAAAAATTGATACTATAATCAATTGTATATGACATATTAACAGATAGTTTAACCTTGCATGAGTCTTTACCTTTTTCTTTATTTGGTTTAATTGGAGATTATGGTAGATTTGGCTATCTTTCCCATGATTATGTTGGACAGACATAAATGATACATAGTAGATCTTTGCAGCCTACCTCATGTAACCTCCTCAAATATTATGTACTAATTCTTAATGATAGTTATAATCAGTGAAAACTTGGTTAAATCTTAGTTAGTGGAAACAATTATTAATCTTTGAACTCTTTTTTCTTACCTTAGAAACTGCTgttagtaattataattatattggAGATATTGAAAAATGATGGCTTGGTATCATCCTATTAGGACCCAGATTTAAATAAATTCAGAATTCCCAACATAACATCTAAATTCAGCAACTAAAAAGTGACAAAGTTTGAAAAAAGGAAACCAATAGGCCATTCTTTTTTTAAGGGTCTCCAGACAAGAAGGCCAATGCTTTTTATTCCTTTAGGTTTGCTTGTTGGGACAAGGTATAGTATTGATTAAGCTAGGCATCATCAGGATCATGTACCATCATTCAAATTCAAGAAAAAGTGTACTGCTGGGATTATCATATAACTTTGTCTTTACATTTGCAATTGGGTATAAATCTAGCTGGTCTCAGCCCCTACTTTGTTTCATTTACAAATGGTGGCTGTGGCTGCCTTATTTTTCCAGGGCAGTGTTAAGAGGTGTTTAGGATGGGGAGGATAAGTTGATGTTTGCAGCTCTTAATTCCAAATACCAAAACCCAAGTTTTTTTAACTTGTTTAAAGAATCTCATTAAAAAACTCTGCTGGTTTTTCCACTCTTGGTAAGTACCTACTGATAAGTTCATTTTCATTTGTAATGATGCGCCACTGGGATTCTAATCACTGTCTTCCATCATACGTCTATGATTTCTTGGATTCAGAACTATGTTAGTTTCTGTGTATTAAGGATTCTTAATAATTACCTTTGTCAATCTTTTACAGAGACTATCTCGAGTCATTAATGAGGAAGGGCATTTTCTGAGAAGAATAACCTGCAACTACTACTAAATCTGCTTTATTTCACAAGTACTGTTTGTTCCTACAAAAACGAGCCATGAATGAGTTTGGAACTGGAAGGTCAGTGCCATGGAACATATACCCAAGTTCAGATCCGACTCCATCTCAACCAGTAGTTGATAAGGAAACTCCATTGAAAAACTTGGGGACATCCATGAATGCCATTTCTTTTGGCTTTGTTGCTACTGCGATCTTGATATCAATGTTTGTTATCATGGCCATCTTTGAACACCTTTTTCAGCCAAATCCTGCTTTTTCTTCCCCCAATCAAGACGGTGCTGTAGGATCTGGTGCAGCTGAAAAACTCGGGAATCCACAAAGAGTAAGCTTTTATCTCTTCAGGCTGTAAAGTTGTAATATACCCCATGGTAAAATTATCGTATGGTCCTTAGGAGTCGGATTGTATTTTGCTCGCTTTACTCATAACATGAGCAAATTCGTCTCCATACAATAGCTTTCACCTCAAAATGAGatacattaattttaattgtttggTTATTCTGTCAATCAtgttagtttttaacagtaaaaatggacaAATTCTTAACAACATATAAAAGTTAATTAGCCCACTTTTTGAATAAAGGGGGAAATGCAATATGAGTCTTACTACAATGACTCTCATGGTACTTTTACATACCCCAGtttcctttctctttttgttttgcaTTGTCTGCATGCTCTTTTGGCAGCATTCCTTTAAGAACAAGGGAACTTCAAACAGATAATCGTCCACTAAGCTAAAAACCCTTTGGCCCTCTGAATGGCTTGCCAATTTCTCAGAGCTAGGATGAGAACCACATTAAGGAAATGCGGCCTGTAAATTCTGGTCACCTTGTATATAATATCTGTCTGGTTATGGAAGAATGATATAAAAGTAAAACATATATTGTATGTCTAAAACATGctctatatttttcattcaatcttgAAACAGGTGTCTGATGAATGTTGTGATTGCAGGCATCGACATCATATGCAACTGATTTGTCAGTAGTGATGCCAGGAGAACAACATCCTACCTATATAGCTCAACTTGCTCCCCTCCCTTGCCCAAGGGAAGGCATCTATTGGCCTCCCCATGAACGTAATTTTGTATATCCATAAACATACATCATCCATGTATGATGCATTTATATTTATCAGCAACCAACCCTCCTTTCTTCTATACTATTTATCCAATGAAATATTATTACCTCTTGAAGCTGGTTTGCGAGCGCCCTCATTTTTGGGGCAAATCTGTCAAATATCACAGATGACCTATTTGGAAAATGCAAATTCCTCTGTTACAAATTTAGAGCTTTTTGCTAGAAAGTTTTCATTGGTATTATGTTTCAATTGAACAATCCTTGCATCAATAATTTTATATCATGTATTGATGTTTTAATCTCAATTTTGGACAACTGAGTCGGATAAAGAATCCAGACCTCCCAAAATAAGCAAGATCAATTACTTGCAATTTAATTAGCTATAGTGTCAAAAGGATTATTATATTAGAAAACCATCCCTTGCAAATCATAATCATCATTGAGCATGAAACTTGAAGAATTTATATTAGAAACAAGCAATGATAAAATTTACATTACAAGAAATGCAACTTGAATTTATATCTCCTAAGCTCTTTAACCTCCCATCCATTCACCCATCCCCATTAAGTTTATCCCTGTAAATATGACTTGTTATGTTTCCACTCCCCACTACCCATTCTCTATACTCATCTTCAGTAACTTTTTTCTATTAATATTTACTAACATAGCGGGCAAagaaagcaaggtgataagtggAAGGGAAAATCCGCTAGTGCTCATCAATGTCATCTTCATCAGGTAATAGTGCAGTCAGTAAAGAATACTTTACCAGGAGAGAGATCCTTCCCTTCTTGACGACTAATCTTGCCCCAGAAACAACCCAATATCCAGGAACCTCTTGTGGTCCTCTTGTTATCTCTGTTGTATCAACAAATTTCAAAAGCTTAGGAGCTTGAACAGGTACGGGAGGGCCTCCAGGGTAAACAGCGGAGTTTATATTCAAATCAGCTGGCCCTGGAGGTGGTTTCTGAACTGTTGTGAAGTGATGACTAATTAGTGTGGATATGAGTCCAGACTTAGGTGCCAACCGAGGTGATCCATCCCATTCTGGATGCTTAATAGACATCGCTCCCAAGACAGTCGAGAAGCATAGCCGTAAAAAGAGAATATTTTTAAAACCATGATTCTCAACCTGCAACTGGGCTCCAGTTACAATTGAAAGTTCCTCCTGAGATTCAATGGGAGCAGTGCATACGTGAGAGTAGTTCTTCCAATAAACTCTCTCATAGTATTTACGATCATGAGACTCTTGGCAGAAGTTCCCTTTTGGATCATCTACAAGTTGGAATATTTTTGGAAGGGAGGAAAGGTGCTGCAAGTGGATGGCCAAGCGATTGCTCCTTTTACCTTCTAGATATAGACGGAGGCCAGTCACAGGCCTCTTACCCACATCAACCTGCCATTAAGTTATATAACTTAAAATTAGCTATAGAGCAAAGACTCCCAAAATAGGTTTGCGCTCAATGATCCAAGTGTTAATATCAGCTTCCAACTTTATATCCACACTAAGTGACAAAGTATAATTATGCACTCTTCAGGAGACCAAAAGAAGACGAAGTCTTAGATAAAGTACTACTTATATTAGTTCCCTAGGAGCATTTTCTTTGATGGAACTATAGATAAATCTTATCTTGCTACAAAATGCTATTTCCTTTTTAACATACAGTCATTAGGGCACAgagtttttaaagttaaaatgcTGAAGAGACTCTAGTGAACATCTATAAATCCAACACCAGCATATCAATATGTTTTGAAGTTTATGTAGCGCTAATAAAAACTACTCAAACACATACATGCATAAACCTACACGGTCAAATACTCAATGCACACAAACAAAAGCcagaaaaatttcaaatttagatgATTTTCTACCGGAGTAGTATTCACAAAAAGCTTGGGCCCCATGAAGCTGAATTGCAAAGAGGCAGTGCTTTGTTGCTTTCGTTGTGGACCAAGAGGAAGTTCACTGAAAACTGGGGCCCACTGTCTTGGAAGCTGAAATTCCAGAAACTGGTGGAGCTCTTCAACTGGTGGTTTATCTGAAAGAGCAATAGCTTACGGATGAAATATGTGTAGACTGTTCGCTATAAAATAAGTATCACTTGCAGCAGTAAggcaaaatgaatgaaaatgaggtCCCACAACAAATTCTCATTGTTACATGACAAACTTTATGAAATGCTAGAAATACCTATCAATTATTTGGTTCCAAATGTCTCTCAACTCAAGCACCGCTAGTTAAGGATATCATGATAACAAAACTGGTACTTACTAACAACTTATGATAATTTAACAAAGGCTTTAATCAAAATAAGCTCATAACTCTTGTATTGGTTGCTTTATATTACAAGATAATAAGTTGATTAGTGAACTTACAGTGTCTCAGTATAACAAattataagatttaaaaaaaaaaaaaaacagaagtaTGAGGCATGCTTCTTTCAGAAAATagtaagaaaataagaaaataataagtaTGAGGCATGTTGAGAGAAGAGGAGATACAATAACCTGAAGcagtaaaagaaaataagaaaagcaTTAGGTAGACATAACGAACTATAGATCTTGCTTACATCGCAAATATAGGTTTATGGCATGGCTCAGAAATCCACTACCAGGAACTCCATTCAATAGAGAAGTAATAGGGATAAAGGACATTGAGATTACATCAGGCTCTGACTGAACCGTCTGTAACCAGTCATTATGAGAAAGGTTTCTATTATCACTTCCACCTCTCCTTTTGTAAATGCTTATAATGTCCTGCAATTTTTAGGTAACTATTAACATCTATATCAGGAATGAAACTTAAACCTTTATCAAGGAGCTTTAACTATTAAGCAAACGACACTGTATGAAAGAAAACAAACCTCTTTCTGTGCATATGAACTTGATGGACTGTTACTAGCAAACCTTAGCCGCTGCTCCCTAATTTCAAACTGAAACAGAAATAATTAGATTAGATACCCTTGGGGGGGGGACCACATAAATTATGCCAACTGTTTACTATAACGATGATTGAcagataaattaaaacaaatatggTTTTACCACCAAAGGAGGCAGCAGATTAGATGTATGAAGAATAGCCATAATTTCTCTATTCCATAGAGATTAAATAATCGCTAGTATTGAAAGGCAAGCAATCAAAGCATAGAGTACCAAagcaatcaaattaaaaaaagaaactgCCAACCTAGATGAAAGGCCTAGAAAATAACACTGTCCTGATAAAACTGTGGCAAAGCCTGGTGTAAAACCTAAACATTCAAAACAGTAGCAGACTTTTGGTTTTCTCTGGCAAATATTTAGCTGGTATCACACTAGCAATCATATAATACTAATGTGATACTGGGTTGTCGTTTTAGTATGTTAAGACATAGTGATAACAGTGCTTCTCAACACAAATTTTGGCAACAATATGCAACAATCTGCAGCAACTTCCAATTAACACACTGCTTGCTAGGCCAATCATGGAGATTTTACACTGTTCTAAAAGAATATTGATTTCATTCCATCTCAACAAGAAGCATGATTTATCTAGATATGCAGCAATAGATTagacaaaaaaatcaaaacagtTCTATTGAAAACCTTGTCACTCTGGAAGACTTGCTCAGGCGCCAAGTTATAATGTCCACTGGCATCTAAAAACCTTTTATCAGCCATATCCTTCAATCTTTTCTGGATATCAGCAGGTTGAAGAGTAGATGAATGCTGCTGTTTTATGTAAATAACATCCTTCCCACCCATCTTCACACCAACAATTATATGGGTTCCATAAGTGTCAATAAACCTGGGATgccataaaaatacatatcaaacTCAAATGCGATA contains:
- the LOC107922280 gene encoding MACPF domain-containing protein At4g24290, with amino-acid sequence MALKSTAPKAAEIAIGSIGCGYDIGMDLRLKYCKGNSKDSCLIEIHEDGRHEIVLPGGVSIPNVSKSIKCDKGERTRFRSDVLSFQQMSEQFNQEISLTGKIPSGLFNSMFEFSGCWQKDAANTKTLSFDGVFITLYSVALEKSQIVLRDHVKKAVPSTWEPAALARFIDTYGTHIIVGVKMGGKDVIYIKQQHSSTLQPADIQKRLKDMADKRFLDASGHYNLAPEQVFQSDKFEIREQRLRFASNSPSSSYAQKEDIISIYKRRGGSDNRNLSHNDWLQTVQSEPDVISMSFIPITSLLNGVPGSGFLSHAINLYLRYKPPVEELHQFLEFQLPRQWAPVFSELPLGPQRKQQSTASLQFSFMGPKLFVNTTPVDVGKRPVTGLRLYLEGKRSNRLAIHLQHLSSLPKIFQLVDDPKGNFCQESHDRKYYERVYWKNYSHVCTAPIESQEELSIVTGAQLQVENHGFKNILFLRLCFSTVLGAMSIKHPEWDGSPRLAPKSGLISTLISHHFTTVQKPPPGPADLNINSAVYPGGPPVPVQAPKLLKFVDTTEITRGPQEVPGYWVVSGARLVVKKGRISLLVKYSLLTALLPDEDDIDEH
- the LOC107922281 gene encoding uncharacterized protein; translated protein: MNEFGTGRSVPWNIYPSSDPTPSQPVVDKETPLKNLGTSMNAISFGFVATAILISMFVIMAIFEHLFQPNPAFSSPNQDGAVGSGAAEKLGNPQRASTSYATDLSVVMPGEQHPTYIAQLAPLPCPREGIYWPPHERNFVYP